In the Malaya genurostris strain Urasoe2022 chromosome 1, Malgen_1.1, whole genome shotgun sequence genome, one interval contains:
- the LOC131440237 gene encoding uncharacterized protein LOC131440237, which translates to MHPSLDNIQLLLDAADTISHRLDNNVDHGDVIVNASSYLSPHYPLKKNLPTYNFERNVTSKKISKGNHWQRQHFGSSNNDHNSTLRTKGSARRSLNFQHITAEFHRNNERYERSTQVSSQRYDGVGFADDRTSNWVEEHVHIQNNEYEIVKASICGKMYCVATR; encoded by the exons ATGCATCCATCGCTGGACAACATTCAGCTATTATTAG ATGCTGCAGATACCATTTCACATCGGTTGGATAATAATGTCGATCatggtgatgtgattgtgaatgCTTCGAGCTATCTCAGCCCGCATTAtcctctgaaaaaaaatttacctacGTATAACTTCGAGCGAAATGTTACTTcgaagaaaatttcgaaaggtaatCATTGGCAAAGACAGCATTTTGGATCGTCCAACAATG ATCACAATTCAACTTTACGAACAAAAGGATCGGCTCGACGGTCACTTAATTTCCAACATATTACTGCCGAGTTCCATCGTAACAACGAAAGGTACGAACGTAGCACACAAGTTTCCTCTCAACGTTATGATGGTGTTGGCTTTGCGGATGATCGTACGTCAAATTGGGTAGAGGAGCATGTCCACATACAAAACAACGAATATGAAATAGTAAAAGCATCTATCTGTGGTAAAATGTACTGTGTGGCTACACGATAA